Proteins from one Cicer arietinum cultivar CDC Frontier isolate Library 1 chromosome 3, Cicar.CDCFrontier_v2.0, whole genome shotgun sequence genomic window:
- the LOC101503591 gene encoding pectin acetylesterase 5-like isoform X1, protein MPLSPYSNFITITTNLRLRTLFILIRKWTIKHYSIAAFGLFLLFSFVFLIRSNSHSQYDTHSLLNFIPFTPLTNAKQIGALCLDGTAPGYHFQKGFGSGSTNWLLHVEGGGWCNSISSCSYRKMTALGSSKYMNTTVLFSGILSSAPSENPDFFNWNKVKIRYCDGASFAGHPESEQKGSGLFFRGQIIWEAIMDELLSIGMSKAKQALLSGCSAGGLATLIHCDSFRQLLSKEATVKCLADAGFFLDEKDILGNSTMKSFYHEVVQLQGVAKSLHIDCLAKMEPSKCLFSSEILKNIKTPVFLVHPAYDFWQIHNILVPEGSDPHGRWKSCRLNINNCDANLIDILDSFRNSLLKTVNEFQQRKEIGMFIDSCFIHCQTLMGETWHSPNSPKINDKTIAESVGDWFFDRQVVKLIDCPYPCNPTCHNMDFTKV, encoded by the exons ATGCCTTTGTCTCCTTATTCCAACTTCATAACTATAACCACCAACCTTCGTCTTCGCACTCTATTCATCTTAATCAGAAAATGGACCATAAAACATTACTCAATCGCCGCATTCGGTTTATTCCTTTTATTCTCATTCGTTTTTCTCATTCGATCCAATTCCCATTCCCAATATGACACTCACTCCCTCCTCAATTTCATTCCCTTCACCCCTCTCACTAACGCCAAACAAATCGGCGCTC TTTGCTTGGATGGGACTGCTCCTGGTTACCATTTTCAAAAGGGTTTTGGATCTGGATCCACTAATTGGTTGCTCCACGtcgag GGAGGAGGGTGGTGCAATTCGATATCTTCATGTTCTTATAGAAAAATGACTGCTTTGGGATCATCTAAGTATATGAATACAACAGTTCTTTTTTCAGGGATACTAAGCTCTGCCCCCTCTGAAAATCCTG ATTTCTTTAACTGGAACAAGGTGAAGATACGCTACTGTGATGGTGCATCCTTTGCTGGTCACCCAGAAAGTGAG CAGAAAGGAAGTGGGTTGTTCTTCAGAGGCCAGATCATATGGGAAGCTATTATGGATGAACTCTTATCAATTGGCATGTCTAAAGCGAAACAG GCTCTGTTGTCAGGATGCTCTGCTGGAGGATTGGCAACTCTTATACATTGTGATAGCTTCCGACAACTACTTTCGAAAGAGGCCACTGTCAAGTGTCTCGCTGATGCAGGCTTCTTCCTTGATGa GAAGGATATTCTTGGAAATAGCACAATGAAATCTTTCTATCACGAAGTTGTCCAGCTCCAG GGTGTTGCAAAAAGTTTGCACATAGATTGCCTTGCTAAAATGGAACCATCTAAG TGTCTCTTTTCATCAGAAATTCTGAAAAACATAAAGACTCCTGTTTTTCTTGTTCATCCAGCTTATGATTTTTGGCAG ATACACAATATTTTGGTACCTGAAGGATCAGATCCCCACGGTCGCTGGAAAAGCTGCAGATTAAACATTAACAATTGTGATGCTAACCTGATTGATATACTTGACA GTTTCCGCAATTCTTTGCTGAAGACTGTGAATGAATTCCAGCAACGAAAAGAGATTGGAATGTTTATAGATTCCTGCTTTATCCATTGCCAGACTTTGATGGGGGAGACATGGCATTCACCTAACTCTCCAAAAATAAACGATAAG ACAATTGCTGAATCAGTTGGCGATTGGTTCTTTGACCGACAAGTGGTAAAGCTTATTGACTGCCCTTATCCATGTAATCCTACGTGCCATAATATGGATTTCACCAAAGTATAA
- the LOC101504339 gene encoding probable protein phosphatase 2C 4 codes for MGNKIGKLCLCSAGDGAGDIFGRWQNRYTFLSKKQDKAICNSICYVRPNPPRISGETFSEDDVETVVTFRSVAGATVSANPSSTPSIFLDDSLQHSTVLDSSASFESFGSFTSKMVPLQHHHQHEKGLSWNPFEPVLNGDSDSIKKGSERVISHNGFRKKPSKISLKKILRRAFSYAVSLGKRSILKKNNNGNANANANANANANANARVSCSTSLSDELNEKNKYLDDDDDGSCGCDLLMVCENFHWAQGRGGEDRVHIVICEDHGWVYVGIYDGFNGPDATDYLLNNMFCVVHDQLKGFLCSQNFSDDDVLEGLSKAMRKTEDAFLKIGDEMISHNPVLAMMGSCVLVMLMKGEDVYFMNVGDSRAVLATHIGNPIQLTMDHSTHVKEEVSRIRQEHPDDPCAVTKGRVKGYLNVTRAFGAGFLKQPKQNDAMLETFKVSYIGESPYITCSPSLHHQRLSSNDKFLILSSDGLYQYFTNEEAVAKVESFITMFPDKNPAQLLIEEALSQAAKKAGIEFHELLDIPQGERRLYHDDISIVIISLEGKVWRSLM; via the exons ATGGGTAACAAAATCGGAAAGCTCTGCCTCTGTTCCGCCGGCGACGGCGCCGGAGACATCTTCGGCAGGTGGCAAAACAGATATACCTTCCTGTCCAAGAAACAAGACAAAGCTATTTGCAACTCCATCTGTTATGTCCGACCAAACCCACCTCGAATCTCTGGAGAAACATTCTCCGAAGACGATGTTGAAACCGTCGTGACTTTCCGGTCAGTCGCCGGAGCCACCGTTAGTGCAAACCCTTCATCAACACCTTCCATTTTCCTTGATGACTCTCTTCAACACAGCACTGTTTTGGATTCCTCTGCTTCATTTGAAAGCTTTGGTTCCTTCACTTCCAAAATGGTTCCTTTGcaacatcatcatcaacatGAAAAAGGGTTATCTTGGAATCCTTTTGAACCTGTTTTGAATGGTGATTCTGATTCTATTAAAAAAGGTTCAGAAAGGGTTATCTCTCATAATGGATTTAGAAAAAAGCCTTCTAAGATCAGCTTGAAGAAAATTCTGAGAAGAGCTTTTTCCTATGCAGTATCTCTTGGAAAAAGAtcaattcttaagaaaaataataatggcAATGCAAACGCAAATGCAAATGCAAATGCAAATGCTAATGCAAATGCAAGAGTAAGTTGTAGTACTAGTTTGAGTGatgaattaaatgaaaaaaataaatatttggatgatgatgatgatggatcATGTGGATGTGATTTGTTAATGGTGTGTGAGAATTTTCATTGGGCTCAAGGGAGAGGTGGTGAGGATCGTGTACATATTGTGATATGTGAGGATCATGGATGGGTTTATGTAGGAATTTATGATGGATTCAACGGTCCTGATGCAACTGATTATCTTCTGAACAATATGTTTTGTGTTGTACACGATCAACTCAAAGGGTTTCTTTGTAGTCAAAATTTCTCAGATGATGATGTGTTGGAAGGTCTTTCAAAAGCAATGAGGAAAACTGAGGATGCATTTTTGAAGATAGGTGATGAGATGATTAGTCACAATCCTGTTTTGGCTATGATGGGTTCATGTGTTTTGGTAATGTTGATGAAAGGTGAAGATGTTTATTTCATGAATGTTGGAGATAGTCGTGCTGTTTTAGCTACTCACATTGGGAATCCAATTCAGCTTACAATGGATCATAGTACTCATGTCAAAGAG GAGGTTTCTAGAATTAGACAAGAGCACCCTGACGACCCTTGTGCAGTAACTAAAGGCAGGGTGAAAGGTTACTTGAATGTCACTAGGGCTTTTGGCGCAGGGTTCCTTAAACAG CCTAAACAAAATGATGCAATGTTAGAGACTTTCAAAGTTAGTTACATAGGGGAATCACCATATATCACATGCTCGCCTTCACTACACCACCAAAGGCTGAGCTCAAATGACAAATTTCTTATACTTTCTTCTGATGGACTTTACCAATACTTCACCAATGAAGAAGCAGTTGCCAAAGTAGAGTCATTCATCACCATGTTTCCTGATAAAAATCCTGCTCAACTTCTCATTGAAGAAGCACTAAGTCAAGCAGCCAAAAAAGCCG GCATTGAGTTCCATGAGTTGCTTGATATACCACAAGGGGAAAGACGTTTATACCATGATGACATTTCCATTGTCATAATATCCTTGGAGGGAAAAGTATGGCGTTCATTAATGTAA
- the LOC101503591 gene encoding pectin acetylesterase 5-like isoform X3, giving the protein MTALGSSKYMNTTVLFSGILSSAPSENPDFFNWNKVKIRYCDGASFAGHPESEQKGSGLFFRGQIIWEAIMDELLSIGMSKAKQALLSGCSAGGLATLIHCDSFRQLLSKEATVKCLADAGFFLDEKDILGNSTMKSFYHEVVQLQGVAKSLHIDCLAKMEPSKCLFSSEILKNIKTPVFLVHPAYDFWQIHNILVPEGSDPHGRWKSCRLNINNCDANLIDILDSFRNSLLKTVNEFQQRKEIGMFIDSCFIHCQTLMGETWHSPNSPKINDKTIAESVGDWFFDRQVVKLIDCPYPCNPTCHNMDFTKV; this is encoded by the exons ATGACTGCTTTGGGATCATCTAAGTATATGAATACAACAGTTCTTTTTTCAGGGATACTAAGCTCTGCCCCCTCTGAAAATCCTG ATTTCTTTAACTGGAACAAGGTGAAGATACGCTACTGTGATGGTGCATCCTTTGCTGGTCACCCAGAAAGTGAG CAGAAAGGAAGTGGGTTGTTCTTCAGAGGCCAGATCATATGGGAAGCTATTATGGATGAACTCTTATCAATTGGCATGTCTAAAGCGAAACAG GCTCTGTTGTCAGGATGCTCTGCTGGAGGATTGGCAACTCTTATACATTGTGATAGCTTCCGACAACTACTTTCGAAAGAGGCCACTGTCAAGTGTCTCGCTGATGCAGGCTTCTTCCTTGATGa GAAGGATATTCTTGGAAATAGCACAATGAAATCTTTCTATCACGAAGTTGTCCAGCTCCAG GGTGTTGCAAAAAGTTTGCACATAGATTGCCTTGCTAAAATGGAACCATCTAAG TGTCTCTTTTCATCAGAAATTCTGAAAAACATAAAGACTCCTGTTTTTCTTGTTCATCCAGCTTATGATTTTTGGCAG ATACACAATATTTTGGTACCTGAAGGATCAGATCCCCACGGTCGCTGGAAAAGCTGCAGATTAAACATTAACAATTGTGATGCTAACCTGATTGATATACTTGACA GTTTCCGCAATTCTTTGCTGAAGACTGTGAATGAATTCCAGCAACGAAAAGAGATTGGAATGTTTATAGATTCCTGCTTTATCCATTGCCAGACTTTGATGGGGGAGACATGGCATTCACCTAACTCTCCAAAAATAAACGATAAG ACAATTGCTGAATCAGTTGGCGATTGGTTCTTTGACCGACAAGTGGTAAAGCTTATTGACTGCCCTTATCCATGTAATCCTACGTGCCATAATATGGATTTCACCAAAGTATAA
- the LOC101503270 gene encoding uncharacterized protein, producing MFSPKHILPAQHNLLPFSTAISAAITANTSSAPSLPENYQIQPPIKPWPHRLNPKLLSSLISRQHDPIVSLQIFHHAQHHHRPPFSHNPQTYQSIFLKLSRFRRFREIESLLSNLRRFPQQFEHCCGEEPVVTVIRGYGLAGKPVRALRTFLRIESFGIRPSVRSLNALLNSLVQNKRYRLAFLVFKNSRDRFGVLPNVVSCNILLKALCKGNEVEVAVRVLDEMSGMGLVPNVVSYTTVLGGYVWRGDMVGATRVFREVLDRGWVPDVTTYTVLLDGFCRLGKLVDAIRVMDGMEENGVEPNEVTYGVMIEAYCKEKKSGEAVNLLEDMLEKDCVPGLALCCKVVDLLCEEGNVESACEVWRMVSRKNCSSLDGGAVVVSTLIHWLCKKGKVLEARNMFAEFGKGSIASLLTYNTLIAGLCEGGELCEAAKLWDDMLEKGVVPNAFTYNMLIKGFCKVGNVKEGIRVLEEMLQNGCLPNKSTYLILIDGLLLSGGMKQEINKVVSMAISTGVDADMWNLFVKPVVDNVDSGAAEIDRILLENAV from the coding sequence ATGTTTTCTCCCAAGCACATCCTTCCCGCCCAACACAACCTCCTCCCGTTCTCCACCGCCATCTCCGCCGCCATCACCGCCAACACTTCTTCCGCACCTTCCCTCCCAGAAAACTACCAAATACAACCCCCAATCAAACCCTGGCCCCACCGCCTCAACCCTAAACTACTCTCGTCTCTCATTTCCCGCCAACACGACCCCATTGTCTCCCTTCAAATCTTCCACCACGCTCAACACCACCACCGCCCTCCCTTCTCCCACAATCCTCAAACCTACCAATCCATTTTCCTTAAACTCTCCCGCTTCCGCCGATTCCGCGAAATCGAATCCCTCCTCTCCAACCTCCGCCGTTTTCCCCAGCAATTTGAACACTGCTGTGGCGAAGAGCCCGTTGTAACCGTTATCCGCGGTTATGGACTTGCTGGAAAGCCCGTAAGGGCTCTCAGAACCTTCCTGAGGATCGAATCGTTTGGGATTCGACCATCGGTGAGGTCTCTTAATGCATTGTTGAATTCGTTGGTTCAGAATAAGCGTTACCGATTGGCGTTTTTGGTGTTTAAGAATTCTAGAGATAGGTTTGGGGTTTTGCCTAATGTTGTTAGTTGTAATATCTTGCTTAAGGCACTTTGTAAAGGGAATGAGGTTGAAGTTGCTGTTAGGGTTTTGGATGAAATGTCTGGGATGGGTTTGGTTCCCAATGTTGTTAGTTATACTACTGTTTTGGGTGGGTATGTTTGGAGGGGTGATATGGTTGGTGCTACGAGGGTTTTTCGTGAGGTTTTGGATCGAGGGTGGGTTCCTGATGTGACTACTTATACTGTTTTGTTGGATGGATTTTGTAGGTTAGGGAAATTGGTGGATGCAATAAGGGTGATGGATGGTATGGAGGAGAATGGGGTTGAGCCTAATGAGGTAACTTATGGTGTTATGATTGAGGCTTATTGTAAGGAGAAGAAATCTGGGGAAGCAGTTAACTTGCTCGAGGATATGCTTGAGAAGGATTGTGTACCGGGTTTGGCGCTGTGTTGTAAGGTTGTTGATTTGTTGTGTGAGGAAGGGAATGTTGAGAGTGCTTGTGAGGTTTGGAGGATGGTTTCGAGGAAGAATTGTAGTAGTCTCGACGGTGGTGCTGTTGTTGTGAGTACACTTATACACTGGCTTTGCAAGAAGGGGAAGGTGTTGGAGGCGAGGAACATGTTTGCTGAGTTTGGGAAGGGATCGATTGCTAGTCTATTGACGTATAACACGCTGATTGCTGGATTGTGTGAGGGAGGAGAGCTTTGTGAGGCAGCGAAGCTGTGGGATGACATGCTGGAGAAGGGTGTTGTTCCTAATGCTTTTACCTATAACATGTTGATTAAAGGGTTTTGTAAGGTTGGAAATGTCAAGGAGGGTATCAGAGTTCTCGAAGAGATGTTGCAAAATGGGTGTCTGCCTAACAAATCAACCTACTTAATATTGATTGACGGGCTTTTGCTTTCGGGTGGAATGAAACAAGAAATCAACAAGGTAGTTTCAATGGCCATCTCCACTGGAGTTGATGCTGACATGTGGAATCTTTTTGTAAAACCTGTTGTGGATAATGTAGATAGCGGTGCAGCTGAAATTGATAGGATATTATTAGAGAATGCAGTGTGA
- the LOC101503591 gene encoding pectin acetylesterase 5-like isoform X2, producing MPLSPYSNFITITTNLRLRTLFILIRKWTIKHYSIAAFGLFLLFSFVFLIRSNSHSQYDTHSLLNFIPFTPLTNAKQIGALCLDGTAPGYHFQKGFGSGSTNWLLHVEGGGWCNSISSCSYRKMTALGSSKYMNTTVLFSGILSSAPSENPDFFNWNKVKIRYCDGASFAGHPESEKGSGLFFRGQIIWEAIMDELLSIGMSKAKQALLSGCSAGGLATLIHCDSFRQLLSKEATVKCLADAGFFLDEKDILGNSTMKSFYHEVVQLQGVAKSLHIDCLAKMEPSKCLFSSEILKNIKTPVFLVHPAYDFWQIHNILVPEGSDPHGRWKSCRLNINNCDANLIDILDSFRNSLLKTVNEFQQRKEIGMFIDSCFIHCQTLMGETWHSPNSPKINDKTIAESVGDWFFDRQVVKLIDCPYPCNPTCHNMDFTKV from the exons ATGCCTTTGTCTCCTTATTCCAACTTCATAACTATAACCACCAACCTTCGTCTTCGCACTCTATTCATCTTAATCAGAAAATGGACCATAAAACATTACTCAATCGCCGCATTCGGTTTATTCCTTTTATTCTCATTCGTTTTTCTCATTCGATCCAATTCCCATTCCCAATATGACACTCACTCCCTCCTCAATTTCATTCCCTTCACCCCTCTCACTAACGCCAAACAAATCGGCGCTC TTTGCTTGGATGGGACTGCTCCTGGTTACCATTTTCAAAAGGGTTTTGGATCTGGATCCACTAATTGGTTGCTCCACGtcgag GGAGGAGGGTGGTGCAATTCGATATCTTCATGTTCTTATAGAAAAATGACTGCTTTGGGATCATCTAAGTATATGAATACAACAGTTCTTTTTTCAGGGATACTAAGCTCTGCCCCCTCTGAAAATCCTG ATTTCTTTAACTGGAACAAGGTGAAGATACGCTACTGTGATGGTGCATCCTTTGCTGGTCACCCAGAAAGTGAG AAAGGAAGTGGGTTGTTCTTCAGAGGCCAGATCATATGGGAAGCTATTATGGATGAACTCTTATCAATTGGCATGTCTAAAGCGAAACAG GCTCTGTTGTCAGGATGCTCTGCTGGAGGATTGGCAACTCTTATACATTGTGATAGCTTCCGACAACTACTTTCGAAAGAGGCCACTGTCAAGTGTCTCGCTGATGCAGGCTTCTTCCTTGATGa GAAGGATATTCTTGGAAATAGCACAATGAAATCTTTCTATCACGAAGTTGTCCAGCTCCAG GGTGTTGCAAAAAGTTTGCACATAGATTGCCTTGCTAAAATGGAACCATCTAAG TGTCTCTTTTCATCAGAAATTCTGAAAAACATAAAGACTCCTGTTTTTCTTGTTCATCCAGCTTATGATTTTTGGCAG ATACACAATATTTTGGTACCTGAAGGATCAGATCCCCACGGTCGCTGGAAAAGCTGCAGATTAAACATTAACAATTGTGATGCTAACCTGATTGATATACTTGACA GTTTCCGCAATTCTTTGCTGAAGACTGTGAATGAATTCCAGCAACGAAAAGAGATTGGAATGTTTATAGATTCCTGCTTTATCCATTGCCAGACTTTGATGGGGGAGACATGGCATTCACCTAACTCTCCAAAAATAAACGATAAG ACAATTGCTGAATCAGTTGGCGATTGGTTCTTTGACCGACAAGTGGTAAAGCTTATTGACTGCCCTTATCCATGTAATCCTACGTGCCATAATATGGATTTCACCAAAGTATAA